The following coding sequences lie in one Fimbriimonadaceae bacterium genomic window:
- a CDS encoding family 10 glycosylhydrolase: MLSVVLVSAMALLQPSTPAVPREFRAAWVATVDNIDWPSKRDLTTQQQQAELQAIIDKAKELNLNALIFQVRPSADALYESKLEPWSEYLTGQQGKAPSPFWDPLKFAVEKCHEKGIELHAWFNPYRAKHPSMKGQCDPSHIAKTNPGLVKSYSTLLWMDPGEPAVQKRSMDVMMDVVKRYDIDGVHIDDYFYPYPVKSGGKNVPFPDSASYAKYQKAGGKLKVDDWRRKNVDDFIEGLYKAIKKEKSWVKFGISPFGIYRPGVPQGIKAGIDQYAELYADAKKWFNNGWCDYMTPQLYWAIGQKEQAYKDLQDWWIGENTKGRHLWVGNYTSRLVTGAGGWQAQELIDQIEATRGSKATGNVHFSMKALMRDAKGIATALKNGPYKEPALVPESPWLKGRPGS; the protein is encoded by the coding sequence ATGCTCTCGGTGGTTTTGGTCTCGGCAATGGCTCTTCTTCAACCTTCAACCCCTGCTGTTCCGCGTGAGTTTCGCGCGGCATGGGTCGCCACGGTTGACAATATCGACTGGCCCTCGAAGCGCGACCTCACGACCCAGCAGCAGCAGGCCGAGCTTCAGGCCATCATCGATAAGGCCAAGGAGCTAAACCTAAACGCGCTGATCTTTCAGGTGCGCCCGTCAGCCGACGCGCTTTACGAATCCAAACTTGAACCGTGGTCGGAGTATTTGACAGGCCAGCAGGGCAAAGCGCCGTCGCCGTTTTGGGACCCGCTCAAGTTTGCGGTGGAGAAGTGTCACGAGAAGGGGATTGAGCTCCACGCATGGTTCAACCCGTACCGGGCGAAGCACCCGAGCATGAAAGGGCAGTGCGACCCCAGCCATATCGCCAAGACGAACCCGGGGCTGGTGAAGTCCTACAGCACCCTTCTTTGGATGGATCCAGGCGAGCCAGCCGTTCAAAAGCGGTCGATGGATGTGATGATGGATGTGGTGAAGCGCTACGATATCGACGGCGTCCACATCGACGATTATTTTTATCCTTACCCGGTCAAGAGCGGTGGCAAGAATGTCCCCTTCCCTGATAGCGCTTCTTACGCAAAGTATCAGAAGGCGGGAGGCAAGCTCAAGGTGGACGATTGGCGACGGAAGAACGTCGATGACTTCATCGAAGGGCTTTACAAGGCCATCAAGAAGGAGAAGTCTTGGGTGAAGTTTGGGATCAGCCCATTCGGTATTTACCGTCCGGGAGTGCCTCAAGGGATCAAGGCTGGAATCGACCAATATGCCGAGCTGTATGCCGACGCAAAGAAGTGGTTTAACAACGGTTGGTGCGACTATATGACGCCTCAGCTCTATTGGGCGATTGGACAAAAGGAGCAGGCTTACAAGGACCTGCAGGATTGGTGGATCGGCGAAAACACGAAGGGTCGGCACCTTTGGGTGGGCAACTATACGAGCCGTTTGGTCACTGGGGCAGGGGGCTGGCAGGCTCAGGAACTGATTGATCAGATCGAAGCCACACGAGGGTCGAAAGCAACCGGGAACGTGCACTTTAGTATGAAGGCGCTGATGAGGGATGCGAAGGGGATTGCGACGGCTCTAAAGAATGGGCCGTACAAGGAACCGGCTTTGGTGCCGGAGTCGCCTTGGCTTAAGGGTCGGCCGGGAAGCTAA